The window ACACTGAGGATCTCCAGCTTACAGCTTTGGGGAAATCTCCCCAGGGCCCTGATGTGGCGTCTGTAAGGCAGTCAATGTCTGTGAAGAGTAGGGGAGAACTGTAACGACTATAGTGTTGTACACCAGGAGCTTggttattttaaagatatttcagTCACTGAATATCCAGTCCTTAAGCTTCCAAAAGATGCTCCCTTCTTGTTCAGTGCTGTATTGGATTTTAAGATGCTACCCAAGTGTTTGTATTCTGGGACAGACTCTGGGTTTTCAATGTCATTCCTGCTGTCAGCGTTTGGATGATCGGACGAGGCTGAAACGCAGTTTTGGTTTCAGTCGTGTCCACGTTTGGTCCCGGCAGTCTGAAAGCATTCTGGAAGCAGCTCACAGTTGCTTGAATGGCTTCTTTGCCAAGAGCTTCAAAAGTGTGATCGGCAGCAAACCGCGGGTCAGAGTATCGGCTCGGGCACTTTTTGGTGTGTTTCTTACCTGTCACAGGTTTaggaaactttattttgttttaacttcataTTTTCCTGTGCAATAATAGACTACAGGTCTAACAATGATTGACCCTCAATGCATTTCTGATGTCGTCACTTTTCGGCACCTTCTTAGTTCACACAGGGGCCCTTCCTCAGTGACATGTACTGGGAGGTTTGGTACAACAACAAGAGCCTGCCGGAGAACCAGAGTCTCATCTACTACGAGAATCTCCTCCTCGGCGTGCCGAGGCTCCGGCAGGTCAGAGTCCGCAATGAGTCCTGCTCCGTCCACGGGGACCTGCGGGATGAAGTCCAGGACTGCTACGACGTTTATACTCCCAGCAACGAGGACACCGCCTCCTTCGGCCCGAAGAATGGGACGGCGTAAgtcaaaaatgaacaaaaaaaaataatggaagaAATCGGCACAAAACTCAGACTTTTTGAGCTCTTTTTAACACTTGGGTGCGCCTAAACCTTTCTGTCTGACAGGTGGGTGTACACCAGGGAGAGCGAGATGAATGGCAGCAGTTTCTGGGGTCAGGTGTCAAAGTACGGCGGTGGGGGATACTACCAGGACTTGTCTCGGACGAAAGAGGAGTCAGCCGCTCAGCTGCGGTTCCTCAAAGACCACCTGTGGCTGGACAGGGGCACGAGGGCGGTCTTCCTCGACTTCTCTGTCTACAACGGAAACATAAACCTTTTTTGCGTGGCCAGGTGAGAGCAGTCATCACATCCGTTCGCCCGCCGTTAACCGTCCTGTAGCTGCCCGTGCTCCGACACATGAAGTAACGAGGGCCGTGTTGGTCTGTCAGGTTGCTGGTGGAGTTCCCCGCGACCGGCGGGGCGGTGTCCTCCTGGCAGTTTCAGACGGTGCGTCTGATTCGATACGTCTCCAGCTGGGACTACTTTGTGGGCGTGTGCGAAGTGGCGTTCTGCCTGTTTGTCCTCTACTACGTGGTCGAGGAGGTGCTGGAAATCCACATCCACCGGCTGCATTACTTCAAAAGCACGTGGAACTGCCTGGATGTTCTCCTCGTTGCAGTGTGTATCCCAGGGTTGCCTTTTTTTGGCGGGGTTTACAGTTTCTGCAGGGTGTTTCAGTGACTTAGGTTGTActgtcttttgggtttttttcacagTTGAGTGTCGTTGCCATTATCATGAACATAACCAGGACAGCCCTGGCCAGAAACCTGCTCAGCGGCTTGTTGGAAAACTACACCGCTCACCCCAGCTTCGAGCCTTTGGCCGACCTGCAGGTCCAGTTTAACAACATGGCCGCGGTCATCGTCTTCTTTTCCTGGGTTAAGGTACGACTCCTCTCCACGCACTTTCCCGTCGCCCCCGAAACGTCTCTCGCCCGTCGCGCCGCCGAGTCACGCAGTCCGTTTCTCGCTTCCGCTTCAGCTGTTCAAGTTcatcaacatcaacaaaacCATGAGTCAGCTGACCAGCACCATGTCCCGCTGCGCCAAGGACCTCATGGGGTTCGCCATCATGTTCTTCATCATCTTCCTGGCGTACGCTCAGCTTGCCTACCTGGTGTTTGGGACGCAGGTCAACGATTTCAGCACTTTCCAGGCCAGCGTGTAAGAACAATCCGTCTGCCCCACGAATTCAGCAACTtgggatttgaaaaaaaaaaccgacCAAATGTTTTCTCGTTTGTGTAGATTTACTCAGTTCCGAATCATTCTCGGGGACTTTAACTTCTCAGAGATCGAGGAGGCAAACCCGGTGCTCGGGCCTATTTATTTCACCACCTTCgtcttcttcattttctttattctcaTGGTACGTGACAGACTCATGcgctgcagtgttttttttttttgattcatgttttttttgcgTTCTCGATGCTAAACGTGACGCTGCTCTTTTGCAGAACATGTTCCTGGCCATCATCAACGACACCTACTCCGAGGTAAAGGCGGACATGTCGCAGCAGAGGTCTGAGATGGAGATGACCGACCTCATCAAGAAGGTATCGGGCCAAAGTGCACCTGCACACATTTAGAGAGACGTTTTTGTCAGCGTAGGATCGTGAAAACAAGCAGTAAGCCTAAATGGATGAGACAGGGAGGTTGCAGTTTCCACCGtgtgccactagatgtcactgtAACGTTTACTCAGGACCTTTAACTCAACTCTGGCTGACTGGTAGGATCAAGTGTTTCAAATGTGCAGCTGAAAGAGCTGCTCCACGTTTTTGCCAGATTTAGTTACATCTTTTGAACATTTgtattctaaaaaaaagaacaatttaggATTTCCTTCATGCCACAAAATGTCTCTTTCAGGCTCTTTGGGCAATTTCTTTCTCACGGGATTTAGACAAGAGAAGAGTTATTATTTAACTGCGTCGGTTGCAGCAAATTTTAGGTCTTCTTGCAGGGGATCACAGTTTATAAACCTGCTTTgtaagaacaacaaaaagatctGATGTGTAGTTTGTGCACTGTTTGATGCATGGTTGGTTTCCTGAGTGGAAACGATGGGAGTAAACTGTTCTCAAACAGAAAGTGTTTCTGTCCAGGTTTGTGCAGAATAACACTGAATGTGTGTCAGTCTGAATGTAAATTAGattatttgtgtcatttttttgcCCCCCACAGGGTTGTAACAAAGCTCTGATGAAGTTAAGGCTGAAGAAGACGGCCGTAGATGACATCTCCGACAGTCTGCGGCAAGCGGGGGGCAAAGCCAACCTCGACGAGCTCCGCCAGGACCTGAAAGGGTGCTTCGGGGGGGGATAACTAGTTGTGACACCGACGCGGCGTTGGTGTTTGCTTTGCTGAACTTTGGCGTTTTCCCCGCTGCTCATCGGCGGGCTCTGCTTCTGTCCTCGCTCAGGAAGGGCCACACGGAGGCGGAGATCCAGGCCATCTTCGCCAAGTACGACCAGGACGGCGACCCCGAGCTGACGGAGCACGAACACCAGCAGATGAGGGACGACCTGGAGAAGGAGAGAGTGAGTGACGGCCCGCCTAAGTAGCCAGAGCTTGCGAGGGCCGTGGCGGCCGTTTCAGACGCTCAGTGTGTCTCTGCTCATCCGCCAGGAGGACTTGGAGCTGGAGCGCAACTCGCTGACTCGACCCAGCAGCGGGCGGAGCTTCCCTCGCACCCAGGACGACTCGGAGGAGGACGATGACGAGGACTCCGGTCACAGTTCTCGGCGCCGTGGCAGCAGCTCGGGGGGCGTGTCATACGAGGAGTTTCAAGTGTACGAAGCTTTCAGACGTTTGTGACGAAGACACAGGTTGGCTGACGGCGTGCGAGCTGTGAGCCGACCACAGACCTTCAACTCGCAGCTGACTCCAAATTTATAAATAGGAAATGGCAATTGTTTGGCATAATTTAGTGTTTATTGTCAGGGGGCTTCAGTTTTGTCGTTCAGGTGTCTGCAGAAAGCCCTCAGAAGCCTCAAACATAAGTTTGACCCCAACCTGGGAGTTCAGAGCCAACCTGGGTTAAATGCAGACAGGTTTTTGGATACCTACTTAACTTAGTTTAGATTTGATTCATGCGCCTTTTTAACTCTGGGCTGCATTCAGTCAAAgttggttaaataaaaattcaacTTCAGATTTCAGTAGGAATCGAGAAAATGGTGCCATGTCCTCgctttttctccattttaacTCGAAAGTAAGAAAAGTGTACTTGGAGCCTTTAAGCGCCGGCGTACTGTGCTTCCCTCGTGACCTGACAGTGCCCCCCCCCCATCTGTTTCCCGCTCGGCAGGCTGGTGAGGCGAGTGGACAGAATGGAGCACTCCATCGGCAGCATCGTGTCCAAGATAGACGCCGTGATCGTGAAGCTGGAGGGGATGGAGCGAGCCAAGCTGAAGAGGAGAGACGTGCTGGGCAGGCTGCTGGACAGAGTCGTGGAGGTGAGACGCAGCGGGCGGGGACGTTTGACTTTCGAGCTGCGAACTGATGACCGTAGACTTACGGGACGAGTCGCGCCTGCCTCTGGGCCCCGGCGCACTGCTGCATGTAAACACAGAGACGAGTCAGCGAGTCTCGTACGGCGCTGCTCAGCACCCGGGATCGCTAGAACCACAGGCAGCGCAGTTTGGGCCATCTTTGCTACCATCGAGTGGCCAAAAAGTCAGTTAAAGTTACctgtcataaaaacatcatgtttCCTGAACTTCACCTCCTCTGGAGAGAAAgattagcacacacacacacacacacacacacacacaagctcaaaCAGAAACGCCTCTGATCAGTGAATTCAACTTCAGCTCGAGTTAGGTTGGGTCCGGAAGTGAGCGGTTACAGGCGTACGTCCAGTGATCCGTCCTTCATTGGCAGAGTTAGAGCCatcgtttgtgtttttaaaggtcagtcaGCCagggcagccattttgaatcgagTTGGCTGGTATTGTGGAGCTGGGAGAGGTGCAGCGTGGGGTCCTGGACCCGCTGGTGTGGCCGGTGTTCAGGcactgcacaaaaaacaaagaggttGGTTAGGAAACGTCTCCATCACCTGCGGTGATCACCTGAATCACCTGAGCGCCCCCACTGCTACAGCAACgttcagtcaaaaacaaaaatgaagagcTCCTGCGTCACatgtgcttgtttttaaagctctggttgacgtaaaaaaaaaaaaaaaaaacattttttttttctgttttgtcaggaCGAGCGTCTGGGTCGGGACACAGACGCCCACAAGGAGCAGATGGAGCGACTGGTGAGGGAGGAACTGGAGCGCTGGGAGTCGGACGAC of the Kryptolebias marmoratus isolate JLee-2015 linkage group LG3, ASM164957v2, whole genome shotgun sequence genome contains:
- the pkd2 gene encoding polycystin-2 isoform X1 — translated: MSSSRVRPQQLPQTQAARSPRQLDSSEGIEMEHIQQRELGLGGAAGAPSPPSRQAWSRDNPGFEPEEEQIMEADWPPASPGRRSVSTASSSSCSSCSSGLGGGYDRGGGSGARIPRGGPYPTPTPTLTAQHQDGHEHPSCMKHILQKIRILWGTDLMEDSDSSRERYLRNVLREMLTYIAFLITVCVLTYGMVNANMYYYTKVMSQLFLDTPLSPGDPTTFRSLSTVEDFWKFTQGPFLSDMYWEVWYNNKSLPENQSLIYYENLLLGVPRLRQVRVRNESCSVHGDLRDEVQDCYDVYTPSNEDTASFGPKNGTAWVYTRESEMNGSSFWGQVSKYGGGGYYQDLSRTKEESAAQLRFLKDHLWLDRGTRAVFLDFSVYNGNINLFCVARLLVEFPATGGAVSSWQFQTVRLIRYVSSWDYFVGVCEVAFCLFVLYYVVEEVLEIHIHRLHYFKSTWNCLDVLLVALSVVAIIMNITRTALARNLLSGLLENYTAHPSFEPLADLQVQFNNMAAVIVFFSWVKLFKFININKTMSQLTSTMSRCAKDLMGFAIMFFIIFLAYAQLAYLVFGTQVNDFSTFQASVFTQFRIILGDFNFSEIEEANPVLGPIYFTTFVFFIFFILMNMFLAIINDTYSEVKADMSQQRSEMEMTDLIKKGCNKALMKLRLKKTAVDDISDSLRQAGGKANLDELRQDLKGKGHTEAEIQAIFAKYDQDGDPELTEHEHQQMRDDLEKEREDLELERNSLTRPSSGRSFPRTQDDSEEDDDEDSGHSSRRRGSSSGGVSYEEFQVLVRRVDRMEHSIGSIVSKIDAVIVKLEGMERAKLKRRDVLGRLLDRVVEDERLGRDTDAHKEQMERLVREELERWESDDAVSQVSHPQTATPVGPRPRPASSLSADGPDASANGGAHV
- the pkd2 gene encoding polycystin-2 isoform X2 gives rise to the protein MSSSRVRPQQLPQTQAARSPRQLDSSEGIEMEHIQQRELGLGGAAGAPSPPSRQAWSRDNPGFEPEEEQIMEADWPPASPGRRSVSTASSSSCSSCSSGLGGGYDRGGGSGARIPRGGPYPTPTPTLTAQHQDGHEHPSCMKHILQKIRILWGTDLMEDSDSSRERYLRNVLREMLTYIAFLITVCVLTYGMVNANMYYYTKVMSQLFLDTPLSPGDPTTFRSLSTVEDFWKFTQGPFLSDMYWEVWYNNKSLPENQSLIYYENLLLGVPRLRQVRVRNESCSVHGDLRDEVQDCYDVYTPSNEDTASFGPKNGTAWVYTRESEMNGSSFWGQVSKYGGGGYYQDLSRTKEESAAQLRFLKDHLWLDRGTRAVFLDFSVYNGNINLFCVARLLVEFPATGGAVSSWQFQTVRLIRYVSSWDYFVGVCEVAFCLFVLYYVVEEVLEIHIHRLHYFKSTWNCLDVLLVALSVVAIIMNITRTALARNLLSGLLENYTAHPSFEPLADLQVQFNNMAAVIVFFSWVKLFKFININKTMSQLTSTMSRCAKDLMGFAIMFFIIFLAYAQLAYLVFGTQVNDFSTFQASVFTQFRIILGDFNFSEIEEANPVLGPIYFTTFVFFIFFILMNMFLAIINDTYSEVKADMSQQRSEMEMTDLIKKGCNKALMKLRLKKTAVDDISDSLRQAGGKANLDELRQDLKGKGHTEAEIQAIFAKYDQDGDPELTEHEHQQMRDDLEKERDLELERNSLTRPSSGRSFPRTQDDSEEDDDEDSGHSSRRRGSSSGGVSYEEFQVLVRRVDRMEHSIGSIVSKIDAVIVKLEGMERAKLKRRDVLGRLLDRVVEDERLGRDTDAHKEQMERLVREELERWESDDAVSQVSHPQTATPVGPRPRPASSLSADGPDASANGGAHV